Part of the Methylomonas rapida genome is shown below.
GCCGAAAGCAACAACAATGGCAACCAGCAAACCAGGGAAATGACGATGACTCTGCGCTTGACCAAATCCAGCGTATGGGTAGTTAGGTGCGCGCGAATGAAAAACTGATAAAGCGGGCCGCCCAGTACCAGCGAAAAATCATCGGGTATTTTGTATTCGGAATTGTTGCTCATGGTTTTGGAAATTCGGTTTTCATGCCAATATCCTGGGTTCGCTTGGCAATCGAGCCCAGGTTCTTGCCGTGGTGTAAAGACATGCAATGCCGGAAAACACTGGACTTTGGCGAAACGATGGGCGGAAGCCCTTCCCGGTTTCCGTGTTTCCAAGGCTAGCTGTTATTTTCCTACCGTCTTCTTGATAGCCGCCATCTCGACATCTGCACCGCTCAAAACCTGTTCCGTTATATCACCCATAATCTGAATGATGCGGGCAATGCAACCCGTCCAGCCGGTCTGATGGCTGGCGCCAATGCCCGCCCCGTTATCACCGTGAAAATATTCGTAGAACAGCACTAGATCCTTCCAATAAGGATCGTTTTGGAATTTTTCGGTACCCCCATAGACCGGCCGATGCCCGTTGCCATCGCGCAGAAAAATGTTGGTCAACCGCTTGCCCAGTTCCTGCTGAACCTCGAAAAGCGTCATTAACTGGCCGGACCTGGTCGGACATTCCACCTTGAACTGATCGCCAAAATAGGCATGCAGCCGCATCAGCGCGGTCAACAGCAAGAAATTGACCGGCATCCACACCGGTCCGCGCCAATTGGAGTTACCGCCGAACATGCCGGTATTGGAGTCTCCCGGCAGGTAATCCACACGGTATTCTTGTCCGTTATGATGAAAGATAAAAGGATGTTCCTGGTGATAACGAGACAGCGAGCGAATGCCATAAGGGCTCAAGAACTCGTTTTCATCCAGCATTCTCGCCAGTACGCGGCGCAATTTGGCTTCATTGAATACCGACAACATGCGCCGCCCGGCGGCCCCCGGCTGGCTGGGCAAATGCATATTGGCGGTGAATTCGGGATGGCGGCGAAAAAAAGCCTGCGCGCGTTGGCAGAAATTGGGTAGCTTTTCCAGATCGGCTTCTTCGAAAATGGCTATTGCCGCCAGCGGCAGCAATCCGACCATCGAGCGCACCTTCAAACGCGTCGCACTGCCATCCGGGAACCTCAAGACATCGTAGAAGAATCCATCCTCTTCGTCCCACATTTCGTCTTGCTGTTCACCCAGCCTGTCCATGGCCCCGGCTATCCACAGGGTATGCTCGAAAAATTTGCTGACGAATTCCTCGTACAAGGGATCGTGTAGCGCCAGTTCGACCGCAATCCGCAACATCTGCTGGCTGAAAAAGACCATCCAGGCCGTGCCGTCCGCCTGTTCCAGAAAGCCGCCGGTGGGTAGGGGCGAGCTGCGGTCGAACACGCCGATGTTATCCAACCCCAAAAAGCCGCCCTCGAACACGTTGTTCCCATTGCGGTCCTTCCGGTTGAGCCACCAGGTGAAATTGACCAGCAGTTTGGAGAAGGCATATTTGAGGAAATTGATATCCCCGTTGCCATCGTTGCGGGCTTTGTCCATCAGGTAGATCTGCATCGTGGCAAAGGCATGCACGGGCGGGTTCACGTCGCCGAAATTCCATTCGTAGGCCGGGATTTGACCATTGGGGTGCAGATAGTCGTTACGCAGCATCAAGTCCAGTTGCGATTTGGCAAAGTCCGAGTCCACGATCGATAACGGCAGCATATGAAAAGCCAAATCCCAGGCCGCGAACCAGGGGTATTCCCACTTGTCCGGCATCGAGATGATGTCGTCGCAGCAAATGTGAAACCATTCGCCGTTACGAATCCGATGGCGCTGCTCGGCACCCGACCAAGGGGTGACATGATGTTCCTCCAGCCACTTATCGACATCGTAATAGAAATATTGCTTTGACCATAGCATGCCGGCCAGGGCCTGGCGCATCAGATTGGCTCGATCCGGGTCGGTTTCCTCGATGATCGTTGGAATGATCTCGTGGTAAAAGGCGTCCGCTTCCTGTAAACGGGTTTTGAAAACAGCATCAAAACCTGAAAACGGCTCGCGGATCAGGGCGGACGCGATGCGGGTCAGGCGCAATTGGATGACTTGGGTTTCGCCTGCCCCCACTGTCAATTGATAGTGGGGGCAGGCTTTCGTGCCAGTCTGGGCCGGGTTGACGGCATCGAGTTGGCCGTGAATCAGATAGTCATTGATACCGTCCTTGACGTAGGGGCTGGCGTTCTCTCCGGCGAACAGTCGGGCATTATTGGTTTCGTTCTCGGTAAACAGCAAAGGTGCGTCGCCGTCGCAGTACAAATAGTAGTCGTTCAGGAATTCCTGAAACAGCGGATCGGTGTGATGGGCATGAATGACGCTGCCGGCGGCGTTGTCGACTTTTCGCAGAATGGGTTTGCTGCCGCCATCGGCCCAGGACCAGGTATTGCGGAACCAGAGAGTCGGCAAGACATGCAATGTCGCTGTTTCAGGTCCGCGGTTGCTGACGCTGATTTTTATCAGCATATCTTCTGCATCGGCTTTGGCATATTCGACGAGCACATCGTAATAGCGATCGTCGTTGAAAATACCGGTATCCAGCAGCTCGTATTCCAATTCGTCACGGCTGCAATTGCGGTTGGTATTGATCAGTTCTTCATAGGGGTAAGCCGCCTGCGGATACTTGTACAGGTACTTCATGTAGGAGTGCGTCGGCGTGCTGTCCAGATAAAAGTAATATTCCTTGACGTCCTCGCCGTGATTGCCTTCGCTATTGGTCAATCCAAACGCGCGTTCCTTGATGATCGGATCGTTGCCATTCCAAAGCGCCAACGCAAAACAAAGTATTTGATGGTCGTCTGAAATGCCGCCCAAGCCGTCCTCTCCCCAGCGATAAGCGCGTGAGCGCGCTTGGTCATGGGTAAAATAATTCCAGGCATCACCGTTGTCGCTGTAGTCCTCGCGGACCGTGCCCCATTGCCGCTCGCTTAAATAAGGCCCCCATTTTTTCCAGGGAACAGTCTGATCGCGGGCCTGTTGTAATCTTTCTTTTTCAATGACCATAAAAACATCCTTTTGCTTTTATTTATATGAGGGTTAAATCGGTAGCCATGCCTACTATCTATGCTTTTAACGAAGCGGTGTACTCAATTTGCTTTACGATTCCAGGATTCGTTATCCTCGCGCGGTCAGTATTGCGGATTTCAAAACTTAGCTGAGCCTTGATGTTATTCCTACAGAAAACTTTCATTTGCCTGGGTGATGTCGAGCCTTCATGATCGTTACTCTGAAAGTAGCAAAATGTGAGGGTGCGGTTGCTTGTTGGACAGGCGACGGCGGCAAGGATGCCGCCGTCGAGCCTACATGGATGTATTCACGGCGGCCTGTCCGGCAAGCAACCTTACCCTGAAGACTATTTTCATTTGCCGGGACGATGCCGAGTCTTCATGAGCGTTAGGTTAGATTTCATTTTCCTCAAATGTGACCGTGCTCATTGATATTAAACGGACGGCCGATGGATGTTTAATTTGATCATGCGGCTTTCCAGCGTGCTGGGTTTGAGGCCGAGAATTTCAGCCGCGCCGCCCTGGCCGCGCACGCGCCAGCCGGTCGCTTCCAGCACCCGCAAGATATAGTCCCGCTCGACATCTTCCAGCCTGCCCATCGCCGGTTTTGCCGGCGTTGTCGTTTGGATAGTTCCATTGGGTAAGGCGATTTTCAGGATAGGCCCTTTGGCCAGAATGACCGCCCGTTCGACGATATTGCGTAATTCCCGGATATTCCCAGGCCACGCATAGCAGCGTAGCGATTCCATGCTGGCCTTGGCAACCCCATCTACGTTTTTATCCATGCTCAAGGCAAACTCGTTGACGAAGGCTTCCACCAGTTTTGGAATATCTTCCCGGCGTTCGCGCAGCGGCGGCAATTCGATAGGGAACACATTCAAGCGGTAATACAAGTCTTCGCGAAAACGGCCGGCCGCCACTTCATTGGCCAAATTGCGGTTGGTCGCGGCGATGACTCTGACGTCGATTTTGATGGGTTTAGGGTTACCCAAGCGCTCGATTTCTTTTTCCTGCAAAGCTCTGAGCAGTTTGGCCTGGGCCTCCAACGGCAATTCGCCCACCTCGTCCAGAAACAACGTCGAACGGTCGGCCAATTCGAATCGGCCGACTTGTCTGGACAAGGCGCCGGTATAAGCGCCTTTTTCCCGGCCGAACAACTCGCTTTCTATCAACGCGGCCGGAATCGCGGCGCAGTTGACCCGGATCATGGGCCGGTCCTTGCGCGGGCTGGCTTCGTGTAACGCGGTTGCCAGCCGCTCTTTACCGGTACCGGTTTCGCCAATGATCAACACCGTGGCCAGTGTCGGCCCTACTTGTTCGATTTGTTCCTGGATACGCCGCATGGCCGGGCTGTTACTCGAATTGAGCTCGGCTGCGTAACGCCCCGATATTTCGTGGCGCAGATAAATATTTTCATGCTGTAACTGGTCTTTCAGGCTGCCAATCTGCTCCAGAGCGAGTTTGAGATCGGCGTTGGCACGCTCCAATTCGATTTTGTTGCGGCGAACCTCGGTGATGTTCAAGGTCGCCCCCATCAATAACTCTGGCAGTCCGGACGCACTGCGTTGACAGCGACCCGTGGCACACACCCAATGTTCGCTGCCGTCCGCATGCAACACCCGATATTCATGGCGTAATTGGTTTTCGCCTTGCAATATTCTTTGCACCACTTCGTTGACAGATTGCTTGTCGTCAGGATGCAAGCAATCCAAAAACCGTTGAAAGCTCAATTCTTCCTGTAACGGCACCCCGTAGATTTCCCTTGCCCTATCGGTCGCCCAAATCTTGTCTTTCGGAATATTCCAGACCCAAAGACCGATACCCGCCGCTTCCGCGGCCAGCCGCATTTGCTCCTCCCGCCCCTGAATGGTTTGCACGGTTCGCTTTCTTTCCAATACATTGGCAAATACATCGGCTATCAAGCCAAGGCCTCTTACGGTTTCGTTGGTCCAATGCCGCGGACGCGACGACGCAAAACCAATGCCGCCACACAAATGTCCGCCGACGACAAACGGAAACACTAAATCCGCCCTGATGTTGTAACGGAGAAAATTTTCCCGGTCGACAGCACCTTCGTGCGGCAGTTTATCCACATCATGCATGATGAAAGGTTTACCGGCCAGCAACGTGCGTGTCAGATAAGGTCCTTCAGCCATCAAGGAATCGGCTTGCCAAGGTTTGGAACAGGACTTGGCGTAACAATATTTAGAGTAGAAGTCTTGCGAGTCAGGAGTGATCAGACCCAATGCAATGTGATCCAAATCCAATTGTTCAGCGATGCGGCACAGGCTGTTCTGCACGGCCTGATCGATTTGTTCGTTCGGCACCCGCACGAAGGTATTGGATAGCTCGCCCAATAACGACTGAATTTTTAGACTTTGTTCCAGTTCCACTAAGGCGATGTTTTTATCTTGAATTTCCATTGAGCTGGTTAGGTAGCAGTTAGCGTTGGTTAAATTCGTAAGGTTTCACTGGTGAAATATACCCACTGCCGGATAAGAATAAACCATTTCTGTATTGGAGCATTTCAACGAACCTTGTCGAGCAATTGATTCAGCAGTTTTACCGTGTCCGGCGTATTCAAAATGCCCATGTGCGATTGTTGATAGCCGTATAGCCTGTCGGCTTCTTGTTGCGCTTCCGGGCGTAATTGGCTGGCCAAACTAACGGTACCGTCGCCGGCTTCGCTATCGATAAACGAAAACAGCAAATGTTTTTCGGTGGTCTTAGGCAAGCTACGCCGGGGCGCATCGTTCGCTTTACCCGTATAAAACAATTCTTGCAAGAAACGGCTGCCGGGCGCCAGATCTATCCAGGAATAAACCGGAGTCGGCGCGTGTTCGACGCCCAATTGCGCCGCCGCATGTCCGTTCCACGGCGTGGAGATCGTGATGAACAACGGGACTGCAAGATTGCTGGCCTCGTCGAAGTGATGCAACAAGAAGCTGCGCGATACCAAACCGCCCATGCTATGCGCCACCACAGCCATTTTATCGAAGCGGTATTTGGCCTGCAGTTGCCGCAGCATTTGTTCGATGTAACGCCCCACATTATCGATATGGGCGCCGGACGGATAATAGACGACCCAAGGCTGGTAACGGCTGCGATCGAGTTGCTCGATCAAATAATTGAAATTGCGCGGCGTGCCGTTGATGCCGTGCACGAACAACACCGGCATCTTGTTGGCCGCATAAGGTTCCAGAAAATAAAGGCCGGCATTACCATCGATCAAGAAATCCAGCGGCCGCCACAGGCTTTGCTTGGCCCGGTCATCGGCAAAGCGCGGCTCATCCAGACTGGCCATTTCGCCGACATGACTCACCTGACCCAAGGAAATGGCCAACTGCTCCTGGCTGCTACGGACTTGCAGTTTGGAAATATCCATTGCCGCCTGCAGTTTTGTGCGGCCTTGTTCCGGTATCAATAAAGCGATATCGGTTTCGACCGCACCTGGCGCGCATTGAATCAGCTTCTCCCGGTCGGGCATCAAGGCCGGTTCGTCCAATTGATAGACCATGTCGTTATTGACGTCCTTGAAGGCGGCCAGCGCATATTGGCCGGGGGCCGTGGCGAAATACCATTTGCCGGGACGGTCATTGACGAAATGGTCGAACAGACTCCAACTCTCACGCTTGTTGACATCGCCGCCGTTGAACTTGAACAACACAACGATAAGAGCCTTGCCGTTGTCGATTTCCGGCTTGACCGAGCCATAGATTTGACAATAACTCGCGATTTTTTCCTGCTGTTCTTTGACGGCAAACAAACCGCAGCCGGATAAACTGCACACCATAAAAAAAATCATTCCGAACAAACGATAGGTTTTCTGCATTTTTGATCTCCTCGCGGTAATGCAAGCCAATTCACTAACTGCAACGATCCGTCAGAAGTGTTTAGTATGCACTCCTTGAGGATATGGTCAAAAATAACTGACCTGTGCATCCCTTCACCCAGCAGGCTGTCGAAAAGTCAAAACAGTTCCTTCTCCCACCGGGAGAAAGTTAGGAGGGGGTATAAAGCAGGTGTGTACATTATCTATTCCCCTCACCCCCGCCCTCTCCCGCGAGGTGGAGGTTTTACCTCCCCAGATGGCGAGGCGCAAAATATGGATGTTGTTGACAGCACTCTTAAACATCAAGATGCCCCCCAAGGACGCCACATTGCCGGGTTGATTGGGTCAATTCGCTGGCTTAATCAATACCAAAGCCTTACCCCCACCACGCCTCGCAAACTATGCTGATGCTCGAGTAAGGATTCTTCCTCGACGTAGTCTAAACCGATATACGGCGCAAATTCCCGTTCTATCTCATAACGCAAACGTAGGCCAGCTTCCATTTCGGTGATGCCGGCCTTGACGCCGCGGTTTTGTAAATCCTCGGCGGCAACGTTGATTTCGAAGCGCGGCGCCAGAATCAGGCGCTGAGTCAGCAACAGTTCGTAGCCCAGCGTCAAGCGCCCGAGGACATTGCCGTTTTCGGTGATGAACATCGCGCTGTCGACTTCGATGAAATACGGCGCCAGCCCCTGAAAGCCGATCACCGCGTCGAAGGTGCGTTCCGGCTCGAAAGCGCGGCGGGCACCGATCTGAAAATCCCAAAAGGTATCGATGTTGCGGCTGTACAGCAATTGCAAATCGGCGCGGCCGAAGATGCCTTGATCGCCGGCATAATCGCCCTCGCTCTTCAACCACAATTTATGGTCGTCGTTGCCTATCCAATGCTGCACATCCCACTTGAACAGCTGCAATGCGCCGTTGCTTTCGTATTCCAGGCGTTCGGCCCTGAAATGGCTGAAGAGCCTGTCGTCGTCCTGGGCAGCCACCCGGCCGGCAAACGCCAGCAGAAACCACAAAGCCGCTTTATTCATGACGGTGCTCCGGCTTTTCGACGATCAGCTTGCGGAACATGCCGGTGTCCATGTGATACAGCAAATGGCAATGAAAAGCCCATTGCCCCTCGGCGTCGGCAATCACGTCTACGCTCTCGGTTCGCCCCGGTTTGACGTTGATGACATGCTTCTTGGGGTTGTACATGCCGTTGCCGTTATCCAGATATTGCCATAAGCCATGCAAATGGATGGGATGGTTCATCATGGTTTCGTTGACGTAATGAAACCGGATGCGCTCGCCGAATTTGACCCGGATCGGCTCGGCGTCGGAATATTTGACGTCGTCGAACGACCAGATATAGCGGTTCATGTTGCCGGTCAGGCGTAAGGTGATTTCCCGATCCGGCTCGCCCATCAGGCCGTGATTGGGTTCGGTGGCTTGCAAATGCTGATAGCTCAACAGCGGATGGGATTCGATGACGGGCTCGGCAGGCGCCATCATGCTATGCCCTTGATGGCCGGCATGAACATCATGCGCGGCGGCATGGCCTGAGTGATCCGTTTTCACCGCTTCGGTTTCGGTATCGTGCCCTGCATGCGCCACTTCGGCTTGCAGGTGCCGAGCATGACCTCCATGCGCGCCCCCCATATCCTCCAAGGTCAGTAAAGTCATTTTCCGCTGCGGCGGCACGCCGGCGATCCAATCCTCGCGCGGCGTCAGGCTGGCATGGGCGTAACCGCTGCGGTCCATCGCTTCGGCGAAGATGGCATAGGCTTGTTCGGCTTGCGGCTCGACGAACACGTCATAGGTTTCAGCGACCGCGATGCGGAATTCCTCGACATCGACCGGCTGTACCGGCTGACCGTCCGACGCGATCACCCGCATTTTCAAGCCCGGCATCCGCACGTCGAAATGCGTCATCGCCGAGGCGTTGATGAAACGCAACCTTAGCTTTTCACCCGGCTTGAACACATAGGTTTTGTGCATCGCCGGGGTTTGGCCGTTGACCAGAAAACGATAAGTCGAACCGGTCACGTCGGCCAGGTCGGTCGGCTCCATGCGCATCTCGCCCCAAGCCAAACGGTCTGCTAGCGTTTCCCAAAAGCCCAAGCGGCCTATGTCGGCAAAAAAATCAAACACCGTGCGTTTCTGAAAATTGTAATAGTCGTTTTGCTTTTTCAGGCGCGCCAGCGTGCGATGCGGGTCGGCTGCCGGCCAATCGGACAACATGACGATGTAATCGCGGTCGGCGTGCAGCGTTTCTGCGGCCGGATCGATGACGATGGCGCCGAACAAGCCTTGCTGCTCCTGCATGCCGGAATGGCCGTGATACCAGTAAGTACCGCTTTGCTTGATCGGGAAGCGGTAGCTGAAGGTCTGGCCCGGCGCTATGCCATCGAAGCTGATGCCCGGCACGCCGTCCATGTCGTAGGGCAACACGATGCCGTGCCAGTGTATCGAGGTTTGCTCCTTCAAGTTGTTGGTGACCTCCAGCGTGACGTTCTCGCCCTCGCGCCAATGCAGCGTCGGAGCCGGCAGGCCGTCATTGGCCAGGATGGCGCTTTGCGGTTGGCCGATCAGGTCGATGATGTTTTCGTTGATCGCCAGGCGATAGGTATCGGCCAAGCTCCAGTGACTGGCAACCAGAAAGCCAAGCAGCAAAATCAAGCGATTGCACACTGATCGATGATGGGACATGAAGCTTTTCAATGGAGCACGGATTGACCGCATCATAGCAAACCACCTTGAACTACCTGGTTGATTTTGTCCGCCTGGCCTTTGCTAACGCTTTCTGGATAACGGCGAAGCCTGGATCACGGACCACTACGCCATTCCTTGCCGGCAAATCCTTCTCACATCTTGATTGGCACGCAGACTGACAAACTCGGTAATACGTCTAATAACTTCCGTATTTAGCTATCTAGCCCTGCGAACCGTCGTAAAAATAAAAAACCGTGCTGTTCAGCAATAGCTAAAGCTATTGCACTCCTTGGTCGCTACTGGAGTAAAAAGCTTCAGCGTTTTCCACTCGACATGACACCCCTTTTTCGTGGTTTATACCACCCCTTTACTGCGGTTCTCCATGCGCCGCAGAAACTCACTCATGATGACGCGATACAACTCGTCGCCCAAATACTTGTCTTCGATACCGGCATCGATATTGGGGTTGTCATTGACTTCGATCACATAGGCTTTGCCGTTGATTTCCTTGACGTCCACGCCGTATAGGCCATCGCCTATCGCCTGGGTGGCCTTCAACGCCGCATCCAATACCGTTTTCGGCACCTCGAAGGTCGGCATCGTGGAAAAATCGCCACTATCGGTGCGGCGGCCGCCGTGGCGGTAGATCTGCCAATGATTTTTCACCATGAAGTAGCGGCACGCGTACAAAGCCTTGTTGTTGAACACGCCGATGCGCCAATCGAAATCGGTGTAGACGAATTCCTGCGCCAACAATAACGCCGATTGCTCGAACAATTCCGCGACCTTGTCGTCCAGCTCCTGCCGGTTGTTGACTTTGGCTATGCCGCGCGAAAACGAGCCGTCCGGAATCTTGATCACCAGCGGGTAACCAGCCGCGGCTTCTACCTTGTCCAGATGTTCGGCATTACCTTTGTGCAAAATCCAGGTTTTCGGCGACGGCACGCGGTGGGTACGGAACAAATCGGCCAGATATACCTTATTGGCGCAGCGCAAGATCGAGGTCGGATCATCGATCACCATCAAGCCCTCGGCCTCGGCCTTCTTGGCAAAGCGATACGTATGGTGGTCGATCGCGGTGGTTTCGCGGATGAACAGACCATCGAATTCAGGGATGCGGCCGAAATGATGCTTGGTGATCAATTCCACGTCGATGCCCATTTGCCGGCCGGTCTTGATGAACTTGGTCAAGGCGCGCCGGTTGCTGGGCGGCAAGGCTTCCGCCGGGTCGATCAAGATCGCCAAATCATAACGCGAAGCTTTGCGTGCCTTGCTCTTGCGCCAGACTTTTTTACTGTACTTATCCAAAGCCTCGGCAAACAGGGTTTGCATGCTGTCATCCAATTCGCGTGGCGAAACGGCCTTCAGATCGGTGATCTCCCAATGCTGTTGCCGCCGCAATCTGATTTCCAATATCGGACAGGGAAAACGCTCGAACAATAGCCGCGCTAGCTCCTGAAACGTCGTATCCGGCGTGATGCCGAAATAACTGTGCAGCACGAATTCGCCGTTCAGATTTTGATGCTTGAAGGCGCGCGCCAACGACTGGCTGAAATCTTCCAGTTGCAAACGATACAACGCGTTCTTGCCCAGGTCGTTGATGACCTTGACCGATGGAATCACGTGATGATTCCTCGCCTCGGCCAGCAGCGAGCAATAATAGCCATCGGACAGATAGGCATAACTGCCGCACAAATTGATCACGCGTACGCGCTGTTCCGCGCTGACCCTTTCACCGGCAAGGTACTGTTCGAAACTGATCACCCGTTCGCTGGGGTAATAAGGGCTCCAATCGGACAGATCGTCTACCACCAACAGTGTGCTTGCCATAGCAAAAATACCCGCTGCAAAGATTAAAACGCGCATTCTGAAACCAGACAGGCGTTTAAACAAGAAATTAAAGCGTCCGGGGCTCTGACCAGTACACAGAAATCAAGGTTGGCAAGGTATCGGGCTATACACCGCTTCGGACTTGATCCTGCATCCTTGCGGTTCAGGCAGACAAACATGGCATGGCTACGATAAGAGCCGCGCGATGGGTCATCCCTGACTCTATTTATACGACATTTAGATCACTTCTTCGATACATTCAGCCACACCGTAACAAGCCGCAAGTTTCGAATCCCGCATCTTGCAGCCTAGTCACTTGAAAGGGGTGCATATGGTCTGGATGTATTGGTTGAGTGGCGGCCTGGCGCTGGCCGTATTGGTTTATCTGGTAATCGCGTTGTTTTACCCGGAAAAGTTCTGATGACTGAGCAAGGTTTATTTCAAGTCGGCTTATATTTGCTGGCCTTGTTGCTGCTGGTCAGGCCGTTGGGCGCTTACATGGCCAGGGTCTATGCGGACGGATCGGCCGGTTCGAATCGATGGCTGAAGCGCGTCGAGCTATCGATGTATCGCCTGGCCGGCGTCGATTGCAATCGTGACATGAACTGGCGGCAATATGCTGTCGCCATGCTGCTGTTCAATCTGCTGGGCATAGCTGCGGTGTTCGGTTTGCAACGCTGGCAGGATATTCTGCCGCTGAATCCGCAGGGCTTGCCGGCTGTAAGCGTCGATTCGGCCTGGAATACGGCGGTCAGTTTTGTGACCAATACCAATTGGCAGGGCTATGGCGGCGAAACCACGATGAGCTACCTGACCCAGATGTTGGGCTTGACGGTGCAGAACTTCCTGTCCGCCGCCAGCGGCATGGCGGTTCTGGTGGCGTTGATTCGCGGCTTCAGCCGACATAATAGCGAACGCATCGGCAACTTCTGGGTGGATATGACGCGCAGCACGCTTTACATCCTGCTGCCTTTAGCGTTGGTTTTTGCTGTCATCCTGGCGGGCCAAGGCGTGGTGCAGAACTTTGAGCCTTACCAGAAAGTCACGATGGTCCAAGCCCAAAATGATCACCCCCAACAACAAACCATCGCGATGGGGCCGGTCGCTTCGCAAGTTGCGATCAAACAGCTGGGCACCAACGGCGGCGGTTTCTTCAACGTCAATGCCGCGCATCCGTTCGAAAATCCTACGCCTTTGTCCAATTTCTTGGAAATGCTGGCGATTTTGCTGATTCCGGCCGCCTTGTGTTACAGCTTCGGCGTCATGGTCGGCGATATCCGGCAGGGTTGGCTGATTCTGGCGGTGATGACGGCGCTCTTTGTGCCGTTCGTTTTGTCGACGGTGGCTGCCGAACAAGCCGGCAACCCTTTACTCGCCAATCTGGGCGCCGATCAAACACCCTCTGTCGCCCAAGCCGGCGGCAACATGGAAGGCAAGGAAACCCGTTTCGGTATCGTCAACTCGGCGTTATGGGCGGTGGCAACCACGGCTGCCTCCAATGGTTCGGTCAATGCGATGCACGATTCGTTCACGCCGCTGGGTGGCTTGGCGCCGATGGCACTGATGCAGCTGGGCGAAGTCGTGTTCGGCGGCGTCGGCTCGGGCCTGTACGGCATGCTCGTGTTTGCGCTGATCGCGGTATTCATCGCCGGCTTGATGATAGGCCGCACGCCGGAATATTTGGGCAAAAAGATCGAAGCCTTCGAAATGAAAATGGCCGCTTTGGTGATTCTGATTCCGCCGTTGTTGGTGTTGGGCGGCACCGCTTTGGCTTTGCTGACGGACGCCGGCAAGGCCTCGATCTTCAATCCCGGCGCTCACGGTTTCAGCGAAGTGCTGTATGCC
Proteins encoded:
- a CDS encoding MGH1-like glycoside hydrolase domain-containing protein: MVIEKERLQQARDQTVPWKKWGPYLSERQWGTVREDYSDNGDAWNYFTHDQARSRAYRWGEDGLGGISDDHQILCFALALWNGNDPIIKERAFGLTNSEGNHGEDVKEYYFYLDSTPTHSYMKYLYKYPQAAYPYEELINTNRNCSRDELEYELLDTGIFNDDRYYDVLVEYAKADAEDMLIKISVSNRGPETATLHVLPTLWFRNTWSWADGGSKPILRKVDNAAGSVIHAHHTDPLFQEFLNDYYLYCDGDAPLLFTENETNNARLFAGENASPYVKDGINDYLIHGQLDAVNPAQTGTKACPHYQLTVGAGETQVIQLRLTRIASALIREPFSGFDAVFKTRLQEADAFYHEIIPTIIEETDPDRANLMRQALAGMLWSKQYFYYDVDKWLEEHHVTPWSGAEQRHRIRNGEWFHICCDDIISMPDKWEYPWFAAWDLAFHMLPLSIVDSDFAKSQLDLMLRNDYLHPNGQIPAYEWNFGDVNPPVHAFATMQIYLMDKARNDGNGDINFLKYAFSKLLVNFTWWLNRKDRNGNNVFEGGFLGLDNIGVFDRSSPLPTGGFLEQADGTAWMVFFSQQMLRIAVELALHDPLYEEFVSKFFEHTLWIAGAMDRLGEQQDEMWDEEDGFFYDVLRFPDGSATRLKVRSMVGLLPLAAIAIFEEADLEKLPNFCQRAQAFFRRHPEFTANMHLPSQPGAAGRRMLSVFNEAKLRRVLARMLDENEFLSPYGIRSLSRYHQEHPFIFHHNGQEYRVDYLPGDSNTGMFGGNSNWRGPVWMPVNFLLLTALMRLHAYFGDQFKVECPTRSGQLMTLFEVQQELGKRLTNIFLRDGNGHRPVYGGTEKFQNDPYWKDLVLFYEYFHGDNGAGIGASHQTGWTGCIARIIQIMGDITEQVLSGADVEMAAIKKTVGK
- a CDS encoding sigma-54-dependent Fis family transcriptional regulator gives rise to the protein MEIQDKNIALVELEQSLKIQSLLGELSNTFVRVPNEQIDQAVQNSLCRIAEQLDLDHIALGLITPDSQDFYSKYCYAKSCSKPWQADSLMAEGPYLTRTLLAGKPFIMHDVDKLPHEGAVDRENFLRYNIRADLVFPFVVGGHLCGGIGFASSRPRHWTNETVRGLGLIADVFANVLERKRTVQTIQGREEQMRLAAEAAGIGLWVWNIPKDKIWATDRAREIYGVPLQEELSFQRFLDCLHPDDKQSVNEVVQRILQGENQLRHEYRVLHADGSEHWVCATGRCQRSASGLPELLMGATLNITEVRRNKIELERANADLKLALEQIGSLKDQLQHENIYLRHEISGRYAAELNSSNSPAMRRIQEQIEQVGPTLATVLIIGETGTGKERLATALHEASPRKDRPMIRVNCAAIPAALIESELFGREKGAYTGALSRQVGRFELADRSTLFLDEVGELPLEAQAKLLRALQEKEIERLGNPKPIKIDVRVIAATNRNLANEVAAGRFREDLYYRLNVFPIELPPLRERREDIPKLVEAFVNEFALSMDKNVDGVAKASMESLRCYAWPGNIRELRNIVERAVILAKGPILKIALPNGTIQTTTPAKPAMGRLEDVERDYILRVLEATGWRVRGQGGAAEILGLKPSTLESRMIKLNIHRPSV
- a CDS encoding copper resistance protein B → MNKAALWFLLAFAGRVAAQDDDRLFSHFRAERLEYESNGALQLFKWDVQHWIGNDDHKLWLKSEGDYAGDQGIFGRADLQLLYSRNIDTFWDFQIGARRAFEPERTFDAVIGFQGLAPYFIEVDSAMFITENGNVLGRLTLGYELLLTQRLILAPRFEINVAAEDLQNRGVKAGITEMEAGLRLRYEIEREFAPYIGLDYVEEESLLEHQHSLRGVVGVRLWY
- a CDS encoding alpha/beta fold hydrolase, whose translation is MQKTYRLFGMIFFMVCSLSGCGLFAVKEQQEKIASYCQIYGSVKPEIDNGKALIVVLFKFNGGDVNKRESWSLFDHFVNDRPGKWYFATAPGQYALAAFKDVNNDMVYQLDEPALMPDREKLIQCAPGAVETDIALLIPEQGRTKLQAAMDISKLQVRSSQEQLAISLGQVSHVGEMASLDEPRFADDRAKQSLWRPLDFLIDGNAGLYFLEPYAANKMPVLFVHGINGTPRNFNYLIEQLDRSRYQPWVVYYPSGAHIDNVGRYIEQMLRQLQAKYRFDKMAVVAHSMGGLVSRSFLLHHFDEASNLAVPLFITISTPWNGHAAAQLGVEHAPTPVYSWIDLAPGSRFLQELFYTGKANDAPRRSLPKTTEKHLLFSFIDSEAGDGTVSLASQLRPEAQQEADRLYGYQQSHMGILNTPDTVKLLNQLLDKVR